One Methanocaldococcus villosus KIN24-T80 genomic window carries:
- a CDS encoding undecaprenyl-diphosphate phosphatase has translation MSILEAIVLSFVEGLTEFLPISSTAHLIVVSYFLHLPQNSININFEITIQLAAILAVIFLYNKKLYYDLEIWKKVVISFIPIAILGFLFHKQIYKLFNIYIVALAFIIGGLAFIIIEKFYKVECKINSLEKVDYKRALIIGLFQCLALIPGTSRSGATIIGGMLLKLDRKTATEFSFLSAIPVMLSATIFSLYKNIDKIGNSDITVLIIGFFMSFITAIFSVRWLLNYVRTHNFIPFGIYRIIFGLFLLILYSTALQ, from the coding sequence ATGAGCATTCTAGAAGCTATTGTTCTAAGTTTTGTTGAAGGCCTAACAGAATTTCTTCCAATATCTTCAACAGCCCATCTCATAGTTGTATCTTACTTTCTACATTTACCTCAAAATAGTATTAATATTAATTTTGAAATTACTATACAATTAGCTGCCATCTTAGCTGTTATTTTTTTATATAATAAAAAACTCTATTATGATTTAGAGATATGGAAAAAGGTTGTTATTTCATTCATCCCTATAGCTATATTAGGCTTTCTATTCCATAAACAGATTTATAAACTTTTTAATATTTACATTGTAGCCTTAGCATTTATTATTGGTGGTTTAGCATTTATAATAATAGAGAAGTTTTATAAAGTGGAGTGTAAAATAAATAGTTTGGAGAAAGTTGATTATAAAAGAGCATTAATTATTGGATTATTTCAATGTCTAGCCCTAATTCCTGGAACTTCAAGATCAGGAGCTACAATAATTGGTGGAATGTTATTAAAATTAGATAGAAAAACTGCTACTGAATTTTCCTTCCTTTCAGCAATACCTGTTATGTTATCAGCAACAATTTTTAGTTTATACAAAAATATTGATAAAATTGGAAATTCAGACATTACAGTGCTAATAATAGGCTTTTTTATGTCATTTATAACTGCAATCTTTTCTGTAAGATGGTTATTAAATTATGTAAGAACACATAATTTTATTCCATTTGGAATATATAGAATAATATTTGGGCTATTTTTACTTATCCTTTACTCAACTGCCCTCCAATAA
- the larE gene encoding ATP-dependent sacrificial sulfur transferase LarE produces MIKLDKYKGKKIIVAYSGGLDSLVLAILLNKVADILCVFIKTPYISNYSLNNAIYYAEKFNLKLNIIYVDKIIKNDENRCYYCKKMFFEILNNEKEKLGYDMVADGTNYDDIFEDRKGLKAKEELNIISPFVEAKVRKKDIIEYAKKLNIDIPKDSCLLMRFPINRDIKKEDLKRIEELEEFLRKFLFGVIRVRDFKDFAVIEVDDLNSIIKNREKIINKFKKYYKKVYLDLEGYSHKAPSK; encoded by the coding sequence ATGATAAAGCTAGATAAATATAAGGGTAAAAAGATTATTGTAGCTTATTCTGGAGGTTTAGACAGTTTAGTCTTAGCAATACTGCTAAATAAAGTGGCTGACATTTTATGTGTTTTTATAAAAACCCCATATATATCTAACTATTCATTAAATAATGCTATTTATTATGCAGAGAAATTTAATTTAAAGTTAAATATAATTTATGTTGATAAGATAATTAAAAATGATGAAAATAGATGTTATTACTGTAAAAAGATGTTCTTTGAAATTTTAAATAATGAGAAGGAAAAGTTAGGTTATGATATGGTTGCTGATGGTACTAACTATGATGACATTTTTGAAGATAGGAAAGGTTTGAAGGCCAAAGAAGAGTTAAATATAATTTCCCCATTTGTTGAAGCTAAAGTTAGAAAAAAAGATATTATTGAATATGCTAAAAAATTAAATATTGATATTCCAAAGGATTCATGCTTATTAATGAGATTTCCAATAAATAGAGATATTAAGAAAGAAGATTTAAAGAGAATAGAGGAGTTAGAGGAATTTTTAAGGAAATTTTTATTTGGTGTTATTAGAGTTAGAGATTTTAAAGATTTTGCTGTAATTGAAGTAGATGACTTAAATTCTATTATAAAAAACAGAGAAAAAATTATTAATAAATTTAAAAAATATTATAAAAAAGTATATTTAGACCTTGAAGGTTATTCCCATAAAGCTCCTTCTAAGTAA
- a CDS encoding single-stranded-DNA-specific exonuclease RecJ, whose protein sequence is MLEKLTEMEKVIEDIKERINEQKYVRIVTHHDPDGLSSGSILAKLLLRENKLFQITVVEHLSKNVIDKLSNKYFYIFADMGSGQIEELLNKDIRGVIIDHHPPAIKETHVKDIIQLNPHIFGIDGAKEATASGMCYLLARAYKYYDLSGLAIVGIIGDMQYSPLLGINKFIVNEAREYRHIKIFEDIIYNVYNIELYKAIAYCTKPYIPDLASEVKAYNFLKSLNIDPEKKELTWDESKKLISALIFKYPKADRLKINRIIINHKVKDAFLLSEMLNSVGRHGLFGVGIGIGLEDDKCIERGYEILWEYKKKLIKEIKETKLRKLKNIYYFEGKKGFIGIIASILAEDKPVIGYYIEGDIAKFSARGNKELIERGLDLNEAMAVAKEFDGSGGGHNIAAGATIPKDKIEEFLKRVDEIIGGQLSKG, encoded by the coding sequence TTGTTAGAGAAATTGACAGAGATGGAAAAGGTTATAGAGGATATTAAAGAGAGGATTAATGAGCAGAAGTATGTTAGAATTGTAACCCATCATGATCCTGATGGGCTATCCTCAGGGAGTATATTGGCTAAGCTTTTGTTGAGAGAGAACAAGCTTTTTCAGATTACTGTTGTTGAACACTTATCTAAAAATGTTATTGATAAATTGAGTAATAAATATTTCTATATATTTGCTGACATGGGTAGTGGGCAGATAGAAGAGCTCTTAAATAAAGATATAAGAGGAGTTATAATTGATCATCACCCACCAGCTATAAAGGAAACTCATGTTAAAGATATTATCCAGCTAAATCCTCATATATTTGGCATTGATGGGGCTAAGGAAGCCACAGCTAGTGGAATGTGTTATTTGTTAGCAAGGGCTTATAAATATTATGACTTAAGTGGATTAGCTATTGTGGGGATTATTGGAGATATGCAGTATTCTCCACTGTTAGGGATAAATAAGTTTATTGTTAATGAAGCAAGAGAATATAGGCATATTAAAATCTTTGAAGATATAATTTATAATGTGTATAATATAGAACTCTACAAAGCTATTGCATATTGTACAAAACCTTATATCCCAGATTTAGCTTCAGAAGTAAAAGCATACAATTTTTTAAAAAGTTTAAACATTGATCCAGAGAAGAAAGAGCTAACTTGGGATGAAAGTAAAAAGTTAATATCAGCACTTATATTTAAATACCCTAAAGCTGATAGATTAAAAATTAATAGGATTATTATAAATCATAAAGTTAAAGATGCATTTTTACTATCAGAGATGTTAAATTCTGTAGGTAGGCATGGTTTGTTTGGTGTGGGTATTGGAATAGGGTTAGAAGATGATAAATGCATAGAGAGAGGGTATGAAATATTGTGGGAGTATAAAAAGAAGTTAATAAAAGAAATAAAAGAAACAAAACTTAGAAAATTAAAAAATATTTACTATTTTGAAGGAAAAAAGGGTTTTATTGGGATTATAGCAAGTATTTTAGCTGAAGATAAACCTGTTATTGGATACTATATAGAAGGAGATATAGCTAAATTCTCTGCTAGGGGAAATAAAGAGCTTATTGAAAGGGGTTTAGATTTAAATGAGGCTATGGCAGTAGCTAAAGAGTTTGATGGATCTGGAGGAGGGCATAATATTGCTGCAGGAGCAACTATACCAAAAGATAAAATTGAGGAATTTTTAAAAAGAGTTGATGAAATTATTGGAGGGCAGTTGAGTAAAGGATAA